A region from the Acomys russatus chromosome 24, mAcoRus1.1, whole genome shotgun sequence genome encodes:
- the LOC127207083 gene encoding olfactory receptor 5AL1-like: MAENNCSMVCEFILVGLTDDPELQVILFAMFLVIYLTTVMGNLGMIALIQVSPQLHTPMYFFLSHLAFVDFCYTSSVTPNTIINFLREVGSITFYACATQVCSFITFVVCEMYLLSIMAYDRYVAIWNPLLYAVLMPRKLCLQMITSTYIYGFTVGLAQAIATFRLLFCDNVVNHFYCDDVPLVALACSDTHVKEMMLLVIAGFNTLCSLMIVLISYVFIVFAILRIHSAEGRRKAFSTCASHLTSITIFYGTIIFMYLQPKSSHSLNTDKFASVFYVVVIPMLNPLIYSLRNQEVKSALKRITHKLPWTTH; the protein is encoded by the coding sequence ATGGCTGAAAATAACTGTTCCATGGTGTGTGAGTTCATCCTTGTGGGGCTCACAGATGACCCAGAGCTTCAGGTCATCCTCTTTGCCATGTTCCTAGTCATCTACTTAACTACAGTCATGGGTAATCTAGGAATGATTGCGTTAATCCAAGTCAGCCCTCAGCTTCACACacccatgtactttttcctcaGCCACTTGGCTTTTGTTGATTTCTGCTACACATCCTCAGTTACTCCAAACACAATCATAAATTTTCTTCGAGAAGTCGGAAGTATTACATTTTATGCATGTGCCACTCAGGTGTGCTCTTTCATCACGTTTGTAGTTTGTGAAATGTACTTGCTGTCAATCATGGCCTATGATCGGTATGTGGCCATCTGGAACCCTCTTCTCTATGCAGTCCTCATGCCTAGGAAGCTCTGTCTTCAGATGATCACCAGCACATACATTTATGGATTCACCGTGGGGCTTGCACAGGCAATAGCGACTTTCCGTTTGTTGTTCTGCGACAATGTTGTCAACCACTTCTACTGTGATGATGTTCCCCTAGTTGCTCTGGCCTGTTCTGACACTCATGTCAAAGAGATGATGTTGCTAGTCATTGCTGGCTTCAACACCCTTTGCTCCCTCATGATTGTGCTCATTTCTTATGTCTTTATTGTCTTTGCCATCCTGAGGATTCATTCtgctgaaggaagaagaaaagccttTTCCACCTGTGCATCCCACCTGACCTCAATCACCATATTTTATGGGACAATCATTTTTATGTACCTGCAGCCCAAATCAAGCCATTCTCTGAACACAGATAAATTTGCTTCTGTGTTTTATGTGGTAGTGATTCCCATGTTAAACCCACTGATCTACAGCTTGAGAAATCAGGAAGTGAAAAGTGCCCTGAAGAGAATTACTCATAAATTGCCTTGGACCACCCATTGA
- the LOC127207082 gene encoding olfactory receptor 1038, with the protein MAEVNISFVTEFILKGITDRPELQAPCFVMFLVIYLVTILGNLGLIVIIRVDSRLHTPMYFFLSHLAFVDLCYSSVITPKMIVNFVVEQNTIPFHACATQLGCFLTFMITECFLLASMAYDRYVAICSPLHYSTLMSRRVCIQLVAVPYVYSFLVALFHTIITFRLTYCGPNVINHFYCDDLPLLALSCSDTHIKEILIFAFAGFDMICSSSIVLTSYLFIIAAILRIRSTQGRRKAISTCGSHMVAVTIFYGTLIFMYLQPKSNHSLDTDKMASVFYTVVIPMLNPLIYSLRNKEVKDASKKALDKGYETLKILKLRK; encoded by the coding sequence ATGGCTGAAGTTAATATCTCCTTTGTCACAGAGTTCATCCTCAAAGGGATCACAGACCGGCCAGAACTCCAAGCCCCATGTTTTGTGATGTTTTTGGTAATCTATCTGGTCACAATACTAGGCAACCTTGGGTTGATTGTTATAATCAGGGTTGATTCTCGACTCCACACACCTATGTACTTTTTCCTCAGTCACTTGGCCTTTGTTGACCTCTGCTACTCATCTGTTATCACACCAAAGATGATAGTGAACTTCGTGGTGGAGCAAAACACCATCCCTTTCCATGCTTGTGCAACACAGCTGGGCTGTTTTCTTACCTTCATGATCACAGAGTGTttccttctggcctctatggctTATGACCGCTACGTGGCCATCTGCAGCCCCCTGCATTATTCAACACTTATGTCAAGGAGAGTCTGCATTCAGTTAGTGGCAGTTCCTTATGTGTACAGCTTTCTAGTTGCGCTTTTCCACACAATCATCACCTTTCGCTTGACATACTGTGGGCCTAATGTAATCAACCACTTCTACTGTGATGACCTTCCTCTCTTAGCTCTGTCctgctcagacacacacattaaGGAAATTCTCATCTTTGCTTTTGCTGGCTTTGACATGATATGCTCCTCTTCTATAGTCCTCACCTCCTACCTCTTTATCATCGCTGCCATTCTGAGAATCCGCTCTACACAGGGTCGACGCAAGGCCATCTCCACCTGTggctcccacatggtggctgttACTATTTTCTATGGCACGCTCATCTTCATGTACTTACAGCCCAAATCAAACCATTCCCTGGACACGGACAAAATGGCTTCAGTGTTTTACACAGTGGTGATCCCCATGTTGAACCCACTCATATACAGTCTAAGGAACAAGGAGGTGAAAGATGCCTCTAAGAAAGCTTTGGATAAAGGgtatgaaacattaaaaatattaaagttaagaaaataa